Below is a genomic region from Rhizobium sp. 9140.
AACCCCCTCCAGATCGAACGCGATCTGTCCCGTCTCCGCCTTCAGGCCGGGTAGACTGAAAAAGGTCGTATTCCCGACCCGCAGGGCATCCGCGCCATGAATCAGAACATCCGGCGCAGCTTCCCGCATGCCGGCTTCTAGCCTGTCGCGCAAGGTCGTCACCTGCGACGGATAAACATCGAGCGCATCCTTTACCGCACGTGCAGCCGCTCCGAAACCGGCAAGGGCTGCCGGATTTTCGGTGCCGGAACGATGTCCCTTTTCCTGTCCGCCGCCGTGGATGAGCGGGCGGGGCATCAGCACTTCGCCGCGCGCGACGAGGGCGCCAGCGCCTTTGGGCCCGCCGATCTTGTGCGAGGCGAGGATCAGAAAATCCGCACCGAGCGCCGATACCGATACCGGCATGCGCCCGACCGCCTGAACGGCATCCACGACCAGCAAGCCGCCCGCAGCCTTCACCCGCTCGGAAACCTCAGCGACCGGCTGAAGGACACCCGTCTCATTGTTGACGAGCATCACCGCAACCATCGGAATGCCCTCTTCCCGCGGATGCGCCGCCAGCGCGCCGTCGAGCGCATCGAGATCGATCGTGCCTGCCTGTGTTACCGGCAATTCCTCGACCCGATCTCTCGGAAAACGCCCACCCTCGCGCACGGCGGGATGCTCGATGGCGGATACATAAAGCCGCCCGATACTGAGCGGTGTCCGGCCCATGTGGAAATCCGGGGTCAGCACCATATTGGCAGCTTCCGTCGCACCACTGGTAAAGGTGACGCAGGCGGCATCGGCATCGCAGAGCGCCGCCACATCGCGGCGTGCAGCCTCGATCACCGTCTTCAACCGCCGGCCTTCCGCGTGAACGGAGGAACCATTGCCCGTCAGGTCGAACGCGGACAGGAACGCGTCACGCGCGGCAGCCGAGATCGGCGCCGTCGCATTCCAGTCCATGTAGATCCGTGCCATGGCCATATCGACCGTCCGTATCCTCTCCCTCACGCATGATGCGTCAGGTGATCTGTTCTTGCCAAAAGCGCCTGCCGGCCCATCTAAACCGGAGCAGGCACCGCATTTTCCTTGAAGTTTTCGCGTCGCTTGCCGTAAGAGACGACACCTGCACGCACGCCGTGCCAAGTTTTGAATGGTTCTAAACTGGTTTTAGAAAAGCTGAGTGCTTTCGTCAAGACTGCTCGGCCGTCTTATCCGCTTATCGGAACCATGCTCACGCCGGAGACCCAATGCCCGAAGTCATTTTCAACGGACCCGCTGGCCGACTGGAAGGCCGCTATCAGCCTTCCAAGCAGAAGAATGCCCCGATTGCGATCGTTCTGCACCCCCATCCCCAGTTCGGCGGGACGATGAACAACCAGATCGTCTACCAGCTCTTCTATATGTTCCAGAAGCGCGGCTTTACCACGCTACGATTCAACTTCCGCTCCATCGGCCGCAGCCAGGGCGAGTTCGATCACGGCGCCGGCGAACTGTCCGATGCCGCATCCGCGCTCGACTGGGTGCAGAGCATGCATCCCGACAGCAAGAGCTGCTGGGTTGCAGGCTATTCTTTCGGCTCGTGGATCGGCATGCAGCTTCTGATGCGCCGCCCCGAAATCGAAGGCTTCATCTCGGTCGCTCCGCAGCCAAACACCTACGACTTCTCGTTCCTGGCACCCTGCCCGTCCTCCGGCCTGATCATCAACGGCGATGTCGACAAGGTCGCGCCGGAAAAGGACGTCAACACGCTGGTCGAGAAGCTGAAGACCCAGAAGGGCATCCTGATCACGCACCGCACCATCCCCGGCGCCAACCACTTCTTCAACGGGCAGGTGGATACGCTGATGGCCGAGTGCGAAGACTACCTCGATCGCCGCCTGAACGGCGAACTGACGCCGGAGCCGGCGGCGAAGCGTATTCGATAAGGACGATGGCGAACGTCGTTATCGATACGAATGTGCTGACAAGTGCCTGTATCGGTAGCGGCGCCTCGTCAAAGATCGTCGAGTTCTGCCTGCTGAAGAAAATAACACCTGTTCTTTCGGCTTCGCTCTTTCTCGAATACCGTGACGTGTTGTCCCGAGCGACAATTTTTCGCAGAGCGCGTCTGGATGGCCCGGAGCGCGATCTGCTTCTACGTGCCTTCGTTTCGACATGCAGATGGCAAGACGTATACTTTAACTGGCGTCCTAACCTCGTTGATGAGGCCGATAATCATGTTTTCGAATTGGCGGTGGCAGCAAACGGCGCTACAGTCATAACGAACAATGTCCGCGATTTCCGGTCTATGCATCTTAAGTTCCCGGATATCCTTATCGAGACGCCTCAGTCCGTGCTGCAAAGGATGATGCCATGAACGCGATCGTCATTCCGGTATCCTCCGAAACGGCCGAGAAAGTTGCGCGCATAGCAGATGAACGTGGCGTTACCGTCGAGGCGCTGATGTCGGATGTGGCGATCCATATGGCCAAGCAGTTCGAAACTTACGAGCTCTACCGTGAGCAGGCCGAACGCGGACGCCATGAAGTCGATCAAGCTCTGGGGCTTCTCAAGCGCCCCTGATAGCCAGAATCAGCGCCACGATGAACGGATCCCCCCGCTCACCGGCTCCCGCACGCCCGTCGTCCCCGGAAACGTCAGAGGAAGTCCGCGCAGAGACCGCACCGCGAGATAGGCCCAGGCTTCCGCCTCCATGGCCCCGCCATCCAGCCCCACGGCATCGGACGATACGACGCGGGCGCCGCTCTCGGCAGCCAGCGCGGAAAACTCATCCATGATGACCGGATTGAGCCGGCCGCCACCCGAGACGATATAGGTCTTCGGCCGGGCCGGCAGATGGGTTGCGCAGCGCAGGATTGCGGCACCGGTGACATGGGCGAGCGTCCGAGCGCCGTCTTCGAGCGAGACCTCGCCCTTGACCGGCGGCACGAAATCGCCGCGATCAAGGGACCGGCGATGATTGCCCGCGAAGAACGCATGATCCAGATACCGCGCTGCCAGACGAGGCACGACCTTGCCCGACGCGGCAATGGCACCGCCGGCATCGAACGCGCCGCCGCCATGGGCCTCGATCCATTGGTCGATCAGCATGTTTCCGGGGCCGCTGTCGAAGGCCGAGAGGTGTCCATCTTCACCGACGAAGGTCAGATTGGAGATGCCGCCGATGTTGACGAAGACGACGGGACCTTCGAGATCGCCCGGCAGATTGGCGGCAAGCGCCTGATGATAGACGGGGATGAGCGGTGCCCCCTGCCCGCCGGCCACCATGTCGGCGGCCCGCATGTCATGGATGACGTCGATGCCCGTTTCCGCCGCCAGAAGAGGCCCGTCGCCGATCTGCACGGTGAGGTCTGCGTCTGGCCTGTGCAGCACCGTCTGCCCGTGGAAACCGATCACATCGATATCGGATGCCGTCAGCCCGTGCGCATGGAGAAAATCGTGAACGGCGACGGCATGCAGCAGCGTCAGGTCGCGTTCGATGCGCGCGAGGTCTCCCGGGCGCTCGGAACGAACCCCGATCGCACCGGCCATCACAAGCGCTGCCTTCAGCCGTGCGCGAAAGCCGCTGTCATAGGCAAGCCCATGCGACGGGCCGCGCCTGACGATCGCTTCGCCGTCGGTCTCCACCAGCGCGATGTCAATACCGTCCATGCTGGTGCCGCTCATCAGCCCGATCGCCGTCTTCACCGCCGTCATCTCGTGTCACTCCCGCCGAATCGCGCGCGCGATCCCTGTCCGCAACATTCATGACCGAGACGGATGCACTTCGCAAAAAACAATGCTAAAGGCCCGGCTTCCGCCAGATTGAAGAGTTCAGGTCCATGTCCAGGTTCAAGTCCGATTTCCTTCGCACGCTCGACGAGCGCGGCTTTCTCCACCAGCTCTCCGACGAGAGCGGGCTGGACGCGCTGTTCCAGAAGGAGGTCGTGACGGCCTATATCGGCTATGATCCGACCGCATCGAGCCTGCATGTGGGCCATCTCACGCAGATCATGATGCTGCATTGGCTGCAGGAAACCGGCCATCGGCCGCTCTCTCTGATGGGCGGCGGCACCGGCATGGTGGGCGATCCCTCCTTCAAGGAAGAAGCCCGCAAGCTGATGACGGTGGAAACGATCGAGGAGAACATCGCCTCGATCAAGCGCTGCTTTGCCAATTACCTCGACTATGACAGGCCGGCCAACGCCGCGCTGATGGTCAACAATGCCGAATGGCTGCGCCCGCTGAACTACCTCGAATTTCTGCGCGACGTCGGCCGGCACTTCTCCGTCAATCGCATGCTCTCTTTCGACAGCGTCAAGACCCGGCTCGACCGCGAGCAGTCGCTGTCGTTCCTCGAATTCAACTACATGATCCTTCAGGCCTACGATTTTGTGGAACTGGCCAAGCGCTACGACTGCCGCCTCCAGATGGGCGGCTCCGACCAGTGGGGCAACATCGTCAACGGCATCGACCTCGGCCACCGCATGGGCACGCAACAGCTCTATGCGCTCACCTCGCCGCTGCTCACCACGTCGTCGGGCGCGAAGATGGGCAAATCGGCCTCCGGCGCGATCTGGCTGAACGCCGAACTGCTGCCGGTCTATGATTTCTGGCAGTATTGGCGCAACACGGAAGACGCAGATGTCGGCCGCTTCCTCAAGCTCTTCACCACGCTGCCGATGGACGACATCGCAAAGCTGACGGCTCTCGGCGGCGCCGAGATCAACGAGGCCAAGAAGACGCTGGCAACCGAGGTAACCGCGATCCTGCACGGCCGTGCCGCTGCTGAGGCGGCTGCCGAGACGGCGCGCAAGACCTTCGAGGAAGGCGCGCTCGCCGAAGACCTGCCGTCGATCTCCATCCCCGCAGCCGAACTCGACGCCGGCCTCGGTCTGCTGACCCTGATCGTCCGCTCCGGCCTCGCCGCCTCCAACGGCGAAGCCCGCCGCCACATCCAGGGCGGCGCCGTCCGCATCAACGACGTCGCGATCTCCGACGAGCGCAAAGCCATCGGCTCGAGCGAACTCACGGCCGACGGCGTGATCAAGCTCTCCCTCGGAAAGAAGAAACACATTCTCGTTCGGCCGGCTTAAGACGAGCGACAAACATTCTTATCGAGACCTACGCAGAGGCATCGGGCAGCAACTACTGCCCGATGCCTTTGTCGTTCAGCCGCCTGCACACGCCCCGTCCTTAGTTGAACTCGAAGATATTCCGGAACACGCCCGGGGCAATGATCGACAACGGGTTGATCGTCAGATTCGGTTTGGTGAAGGAGCCTGTCAGCTTGAAGGTGATGCCGAGCAGGCCGCGGTCGCGGCCGTTGCCGAGAAGGGTGCCGATCAGCGGTAGTTCGCTGAAGAGGCGGTTGAGGCCGTAGGCCGGCATGAAGGTGCCGGTCATGTCGATCTTGCCGTTCGGGTCGCGCACCACGCCTTGAAACGTCGCACCGACGTCGCTGCCGCGCACGACGCCATTGTCGAGGGCGATCTGCCCGCCGTCAAGCGCCAGATTGGCAAAGCCGCGCTCGAACTTCGCCGAGCTCATGTCGATATCCTTCTTGACCGCCTGGTTCAGGCTTCGCCCATCGGATGTCGAGGGAGAGGAGACCATGGATTGCAGCCGCTGCTCGTTGACGAGCGCGAATTTGCGGATATCGAGCGTTCCACGCCAGGAATTGCCGCCACGGTCCCGGAGCTTCAGGTTCAAAAGGCCACCGCGCATGTTGGCGTAGATATCGGCGAACCGGGCGAGAGCACCTGCGTCACCGCTCGTCAGCTGCACGATATTGTCGGCGCCGGACGCCACGAGATCGCCGACCACGGCCTGTCCGGTGGAGGTGACCGCCTTCAGCTTCAGTCCCTCGATCGCCTTTCCGCGGGCGGTGTATGTCAGGTTGACGTTGGAGAGCGTTTCCGAGTGAAAACCCTGTACGCTTTCCAGCGAGGCATCGATCGAGACGCGCTTGGCCACGGCCTGGGAAACGTCGCCCTTCGCGCCCGGCGATTTCAGGCTGTCGATGACCGAGCGAATATCCGCGGAAGTGCCGTTGACGGTCACGCCGTAGCCGCTCTTTTGCCGCTTCACCGAGACAGCATAGTTGTCGCCGGCCGCAAGCCGCACGGAAGTGAGGTCGGCGGCGGCCAGGCCGGCCTTGTCGATGGTGATCGATCCGCCGGCTCCAAAGCTCTCGCCCGAGATCTTGAAGTCGCTGATCGACGTTACCCCGTCCTTCGTCACGGCCGAAAGGCTGGAGGTCGCCGGCACGCCGCGCCCCTTGCTCCAGCCGATCCATGGCAGGGACAGGGTTGCACCTTCCAGATCGACCTTGACCACCTGCCGGTCACCCTCCTGCAGGTCCACGTCGAGACCGACGGGTCCATCGACGATGCCGGAGAGCCCCGGTGCAAACTTGGCGAGCGCGCCGTCGGGCAAGGTGCCGGAGACGGTGCGGCTGCGCTTGACCGGGCTGTTCGCTCCGATCGGTTCCACCGCGTCGAGCTTCATCGTGACGCCGTCGACCGCGGCTTTTGCGTCGAGAACGGCATGCTGCGGGTCGATGCGCAACGTTCCGTCGATGTCGGAGATCTCCCGGCCGGCCATCGGCGTCTTGAGCGAAACGCCGTTCAGCCGCATTTCCGCCTGCCATTCCGGCGGCGGCGGGTGCTGGTCGCGGGCAAGCCCGAACCGGGCGCCGACATCCGCCGTCATGGGGCCGGAGAAGTCCTCCGCCTTGAACGGAGTCTTCTGCAGAGCTTCCAGAGGCCTATAGCTCACGAGTTCGGCGATCGCATCCGCCTCGCCGGTCACCTGCAGCTTCAGTTCCGCCATCAACGGCTTGGCATAGGTATTCGGAAGGATGAGGTTTCCCCCATTCAGTGTCACTGTCCGCCCGGACGGGAAATAGGCCGTACCACTGTTGATATCCACCTGGGCGCGCTCGCCCCGCAGCGTGAAATGCCCCGTCGCGTCGCGCAGCGGCGGTATGTCGCCGGCAATATTGACCCGCGCACCGTCGATGTCGAAATCGATCGTCAATTCATCTGCGCCGAACTCGACCGGGCCAGCGGTCTCCGCCAGACGCCCTTCCTCGATTGCCAGCTGGATCTTGCCGTTGTTGACGGTGCCGCCAAAAATATTCGAGATCACCCAGGCACGGGCCTTCTTGCCGACCCACCAGGGCCAGAGCTGCTTGATGCCGGCCGTCTGCATGTCCGTGGTCAGGCCCGCAAAATTGATCTGCGGCGACGTGTTCGAAAACGCGATCGAAAGGGAGCCGGCGAATGTGCCGAGGTTGCTGGCGACGGAAAGCTCGCGAAACAGCATGGCATGCCGCTCGGACTGGAAGTCGCCCGCGACCTTCGCATCGAAGGCCAGCGGCGGCTCGTTGACATCGATCGGGGCGGATGTTCCACCCTTTACCAGCACGTCGATACTGAAACCCTTCGGCAGGGCCAGCGACATCGGGTCCGGGGGCGGCGTTGCCGGCGAAAGCGTCGCGGCCGGCGCCATGGATGCCGCGCTCGCCGAATCGATATCGCGGACGGAGCCGCTGAACGGGAACACCGACTTGCCGAGCCGGACTGTCGAGGTGTTCACCTCGATGCTGCCGCGATCGAAATCATAGGCGAGATTGACGTCGGAGGGCAGGAGATCGGATTGCAGACCGCTGGCGACGAAGACGCCCTGGTCGAGAGCGCCCGACATCGTCAGTTCGGGCGCAACGCCTTCCCCGGCCCGCACGGCAGACAGGTTGATCGAGGCCTTGGTATCGAGACCGAACGGCGGCTCGGTCGCCGTCTCCGCGCGGTAGAGAAGGGCTGAGGTGGGCAGGCCGGTCACGGCGCCGCCGAGGCGGACGATGCGTCCCTTGTCGCTGTCGGCCGTCAGGTGCAGCGCCGTCGATGTCCCGTCGATCGCGGCATCGCCGCGGATTGTCATGGACCCGTTCTCGGCACGGGCAAAGTCGAGCGAGTGAACGTCGAGCTTCACCACGCGGTTGCGTGGCCCGGAAAGCGGCAGCATCACGTCGGCGATCCGCACCACCTGCGTGCCGCTGCGGGCGATCAGGCTGGAAATCGTATCCATCTGCGCAAAGACCGCCTCCATCGCCCCGCTGACATCTGCAATACGGATGCGGGTGAGGTCGAGAGGCTTGCCTTGCGGCAGGATGGCGGGGGCGAGACGCGCACCTTCCGCCTCGATGCGGGAGACGGAAATCTTGCCGGACAGGAGCGAAAGCGGATCAAGCTCGATGAAGACCGATTCGGTCGTCAGCAGCTGCTCGTCGGAAGCATTGCGCTTCAGCGAGACATCCTGCGCTTTCAGCGCCAGCGCGCCATCACCGGTCAGGCGCACCACGGTGCTACCGACATCGACATGATAGGCATCGCCGAGCGCATTGTTCAGCGCCGCCTGGGCGCGCGTGTTCAAAATGCGGTCGACCCCGCCGGCTTCCACGGCGACGACGAGGCCGGCGGCAAGCAGGATCAGGACGGAAACGAGCCCGAGAACACCCTTGACGCAACGGCGCGGCCACCGGCGACGTGTGGTCCCATGCAGGATGCAGGGATCGTGCGCCTGGGCCGAAGGCAGCGAATGCAACGCGACGATGTCCTCCTTGCGGAAGACGGTCTTTTCACCCCGGATCTCACTCATGAGCGGTGTCGGCCTCTGCGAAGGTCGAAAAATGCATGTCTCGGCAATATCCCGTGGCTCGAGGCGTAAGCCCTATTTAACAAATCAATGAGGCCATCTACCCATCCTGCCTTTCGGCAAACGATGCGGCAACCGGCGTTAGGTCTTGCAACACGAAAACCGTGTGCGTCCATGACGATGATGCCCATGACCAGGATGGAGGACACAAGCCGTCAAACCACCGTCCATGATCGGCATTCTCCCGGCGGGGATGACGGCGTACCGCTTTGCACCATATAAGTGAGGCGACAAATGGTCGGAACGGCGTATTTCATCAATCTCCCCCGACACACCGTACAGAAAACAGGAGCCAACATGACCGTCATCGCCACAGGCGCCAAGGCGCCGGACTTCACTCTGCCGCGGGACGGCGGCGGAACCGTCTCGCTCGCCGAGCAGGCGGGCCATCAGGTCGTGCTCTTCTTCTATCCGAAGGACGACACCACTGGCTGCACGGCCGAATCGATCGCGTTCACGGCGAATATCGCGGCGTTCGAGGCCGCCGGCGCGGTCGTGATCGGCATGTCGCCCGATTCGGCGAAAAAGCATGACAAGTTCGTCGCCAAGCACGGACTTGCCGTGATTCTCGCGGCGGACGAGGATAAGACGACCCTCGAAGCCTACGGCGTCTGGGCTGAGAAAAGCATGTACGGCAAGAAGTACATGGGCGTGGAGCGGACCACCGTCCTCATCGGACCGGACGGCGTCGTCACCCGCGTGTGGGAGAAGGTGAAGGTTCCCGGCCACGTCGAAGAGGTCCTCGCCGCCGTACAGGCCGCAGCCGCGTGAGGGACGGGGCGATGGCGGGAGGCTCGCCGGAGGCCCTGTCTTCCGGCAACGCAGGCACGGGATCACTCGCGATGCGATCGCTGCGCGATGGTGCTGCGCTCGCCATTCGTGCCTCCGATCTCGACCTCAAAGCCGATCTCGCCCAGGAGGCTGCCTGCCGGTGGAGCGAGCGGCGCCTGTCGCTGCGCTCGCCGCTCGACACGGCCGTACCCGTCCGCCCCGGCCGCCCGGACAAGCCGGAATTGATCCCGCCCCAGCGTGTCCCGCGTCGCGCGCTGACGACCCTGCGCGGGCGCGTCGCCCTCCTCCACGCCATTGCCCATATCGAGCTGAACGCCGTCGATCTCGCGCTCGACATCGTCGCGCGGTTTGCGACGGAGCGTATGCCGAACTCGTTCTTCGATGGCTGGATGCGGGTCGCCTTCGAGGAGGCGAAGCATTTCCGGCTGGTGCGCAACCGTCTACGCGATCTCGGCGCCGATTACGGAGACCTTCCGGCCCATGACGGGCTTTGGCAGGCGGCGCACGACACCCGCAACGACCTGACCGCGCGCCTTGCCGTCGTTCCCCTCATCCTCGAAGCTCGTGGCCTCGACGTGACGCCCGCTTTGCAGGAAAAGATGCGCCAATCCGGCGACGACGCCAGTGCCGCCATTCTCGACATCATTTACGAGGACGAGAAGGGCCATGTGGCCGTCGGTGCGAAATGGTTTCGCTTTCTCTGCGCCCGCGAGGGAAAGGATCCGGCCCGTGCCTTTCAGGATCTCGTTCGTGCCAATTTCCGCGGGCCGTTGAAGGCGCCGTTCAACGACGTCGCCCGCGCCGAAGCCGGACTGACGCCGTCCTTCTACCGCTCGATGACGGCCTCGGTGAACATCTGAGACCTGCATTCACCGGGCAGCATCAAGCAAATATTAACCTTAACAAGGTCTACTCCGCGCATGGATTAAGGGCATGCTGCGGGAGTAAATTGTGTCTCAGAGTTCGGGAAGCCCGATATTCGGCAAGCGCAAGGAACAGCCGATCCTGATCCTCGCCCGTGGTGAAAACGTCCACCATATGACGGTGCGCCCGTGGATGACCGCCGTCGGCGTCTCGCTCGGCGCCCTCTTTGCCATCGGCTACCTCGCCTCGACCTCCTATCTCGTCCTGCGCGACGACCTGATCGGCGGCACCATGGCGCGTCAGGCGCGCATGCAGCACGATTATGAGGATCGTATCTCGGCGCTGCGCGCGCAGGTCGATCGCGTCACCAGCCGGCAGCTTCTCGACCAGCAGGTGGTGGAGGAAAAGGTGGAGAAACTTCTCCAGCAGCAACAGGCCCTCACCTCGCGCCACGGCAAGCTTGGCTCCCTCATCGAGCGCGCCGAGGAATCCGGTCTTGCCGATCCCGGCACCGACAAGGTCGAGACCGAAAAGCATGCGGACGCCACAGGTGGGATCCAGGCCATCGAACGCCTGATGGGCCTTGCCGCAAAGACCGCCCCCAAGGGGCCGGCGCTTGCCTACGCCGCCCCCTTCACCCGCACCGACATGCGCGGCGGCGATACGATCACCGATCGCGCCGACCGCCTCTTCTCGCGCGTCACGCACTCTCTGAAGGATATCGAGCGCTCGCAGAAGGACAGGATCGCGACGCTCACGTCCGGCGCCATCAGCGCGACCGATGCCATCGAGACCATCGTCGCCCGCACGGGCCTCTCCGTCACGCCTGATCCGGCGGACGCCGACGAGGCGCGGGTGCGAAGCGGCGAAGGCGGCACGGATACCGCCATGGGCGGCCCCTATGTCGAGCCGGAAACGAAAGACGTCTTCGACCGTCAGCTGGTCGAACTCGATACCGCGCTCGTGCGCCTCGAACAGGTGCGTGGCGAAGTCCGCAAGCTGCCCTTCAGCAACCCGGCGCCGCAGAGCGACATCACCAGCCAGTTCGGCAACCGCATGGACCCCTTCCTCGGACGCCTTGCGCTGCACGCCGGCATCGATTTCCGGGTCGCCACGGGCACGAGCGTCCGCTCGACGGCGCCCGGCAAGGTCGTCGTTGCCGGGCGCAACGGAGGCTATGGCAATATGGTTGAGATCGATCATGGCAACGGCGTCAGCACGCGCTACGGGCATCTCTCGACCATTCTCGTCAATGTGGGCGACGTCGTGAAGGCGGGGGACGCGATTGCGCGCTCCGGCAGCACCGGCCGCTCCACCGGCCCGCACCTCCATTACGAAGTCCGGCTCCACGGCGATGCTGTCGATCCGATGCGCTTTCTGAATGCGGGGATGAAGCTCAGCAGCTATATCAAGTAAAGCGCTTCCCAAAGAGAAATTCCGTCCCATATTCAGGGTGTTCGAGCCGGATTCCCCGACTTGACGCGTCTCGATCGCCGCAAAGCGCCAGTTTTCTTGACTTTCCGCAAGCTTGGGCCTATGAGCGCCCACGACGGACCTCGAGAGCGCGGCCCGCGGCACCAGAGTTCGTTAGAACCGGAACGGAAACAGATTTCCCTTTGACAACGTTTGCTGATCTTGGCCTGAGCCAAAAAGTTCTCTCCGCCGTCACCGATGCGGGCTATACGATCCCGACGCCCATCCAGGCGAACGCCATTCCGCCGGCGCTGATGCGCCGCGATATTCTCGGGATCGCGCAGACGGGAACGGGCAAGACGGCCTCCTTCGTGCTGCCCATGCTGACGCTGCTCGAAAAGGGCCGCGCCCGGGCGCGCATGCCGCGCACGCTGATCATGGAACCGACGCGCGAACTCGCCGCGCAGGTCGCCGAGAACTTCGAGAAATACGGCAAGAATCACAAGCTCAACATTGCGCTTCTCATCGGCGGCGTCTCGTTCGACGAGCAGGATCGCAAGTTGGAACGTGGCGCCGATGTGCTGATCTGCACGCCCGGCCGCCTGCTCGACCATTGCGAGCGCGGCAAGCTGCTGATGACCGGCGTCGAGATCCTTGTCATCGACGAAGCCGACCGCATGCTGGACATGGGCTTCATCCCCGATATCGAGCGCATCGCCAAGCTTATCCCGTTCACGCGTCAGACGCTGTTCTTCTCGGCCACCATGCCGCCGGAGATCCAGAAGCTGGCAGACCGCTTCCTGCAGAACCCCGAGCGTATTGAGGTTGCCCCGCCTTCCTCGACCGCCAAGACCGTGACGCAGCGCTTCGTCGCCACCCACGGCAAGGATTACGAGAAGCGCGCCATCCTGCGCGATCTCATCCGCTCGCAGGACGAGTTGAAGAACGCGATCATCTTCTGCAACCGCAAGCTCGATGTCGCCGAACTCTTCCGCTCGCTGACCCGCCACGGCTTTTCCGTCGGCGCGCTGCATGGCGACATGGACCAGAGCTCGCGCACCAAGATGCTTGCGGGCTTCAAGGACAATGCAATCACGCTGCTCGTCGCCTCCGACGTGGCCGCCCGCGGCCTCGACATTCCGGATGTGAGCCACGTGTTCAACTTCGACGTTCCGATCCATGCCGAGGATTACGTCCACCGCATCGGCCGCACGGGCCGTGCCGGACGCTCGGGCGCTGCCTTCACGCTGGTGAGCCGTCGCGATGTGAAAGCGGCGGATGCGATCGAAAAGCTCATCGACCAGAAGATCGAATGGCACAATGGCGGTCTCGACGATCTGCCGGCGCCGATGGAGAGCACCGACAGCGGTCGTTCCGAGAAGAAGGGCGGGCGTGACGGCAAGCGCGGCGGACGCGGACGGGAGCGCGATCATGCTCCGCGCCACGTCGTGGACCACAATCCCGACGCGCA
It encodes:
- a CDS encoding cysteine desulfurase family protein, which translates into the protein MAMARIYMDWNATAPISAAARDAFLSAFDLTGNGSSVHAEGRRLKTVIEAARRDVAALCDADAACVTFTSGATEAANMVLTPDFHMGRTPLSIGRLYVSAIEHPAVREGGRFPRDRVEELPVTQAGTIDLDALDGALAAHPREEGIPMVAVMLVNNETGVLQPVAEVSERVKAAGGLLVVDAVQAVGRMPVSVSALGADFLILASHKIGGPKGAGALVARGEVLMPRPLIHGGGQEKGHRSGTENPAALAGFGAAARAVKDALDVYPSQVTTLRDRLEAGMREAAPDVLIHGADALRVGNTTFFSLPGLKAETGQIAFDLEGVALSAGSACSSGKVGQSHVLMAMGQDPSLGALRISMGPTTTVEEIDRVIDIFARIAGRRRLHIAAA
- a CDS encoding alpha/beta hydrolase is translated as MPEVIFNGPAGRLEGRYQPSKQKNAPIAIVLHPHPQFGGTMNNQIVYQLFYMFQKRGFTTLRFNFRSIGRSQGEFDHGAGELSDAASALDWVQSMHPDSKSCWVAGYSFGSWIGMQLLMRRPEIEGFISVAPQPNTYDFSFLAPCPSSGLIINGDVDKVAPEKDVNTLVEKLKTQKGILITHRTIPGANHFFNGQVDTLMAECEDYLDRRLNGELTPEPAAKRIR
- a CDS encoding putative toxin-antitoxin system toxin component, PIN family, whose translation is MANVVIDTNVLTSACIGSGASSKIVEFCLLKKITPVLSASLFLEYRDVLSRATIFRRARLDGPERDLLLRAFVSTCRWQDVYFNWRPNLVDEADNHVFELAVAANGATVITNNVRDFRSMHLKFPDILIETPQSVLQRMMP
- a CDS encoding anhydro-N-acetylmuramic acid kinase codes for the protein MTAVKTAIGLMSGTSMDGIDIALVETDGEAIVRRGPSHGLAYDSGFRARLKAALVMAGAIGVRSERPGDLARIERDLTLLHAVAVHDFLHAHGLTASDIDVIGFHGQTVLHRPDADLTVQIGDGPLLAAETGIDVIHDMRAADMVAGGQGAPLIPVYHQALAANLPGDLEGPVVFVNIGGISNLTFVGEDGHLSAFDSGPGNMLIDQWIEAHGGGAFDAGGAIAASGKVVPRLAARYLDHAFFAGNHRRSLDRGDFVPPVKGEVSLEDGARTLAHVTGAAILRCATHLPARPKTYIVSGGGRLNPVIMDEFSALAAESGARVVSSDAVGLDGGAMEAEAWAYLAVRSLRGLPLTFPGTTGVREPVSGGIRSSWR
- the tyrS gene encoding tyrosine--tRNA ligase codes for the protein MSRFKSDFLRTLDERGFLHQLSDESGLDALFQKEVVTAYIGYDPTASSLHVGHLTQIMMLHWLQETGHRPLSLMGGGTGMVGDPSFKEEARKLMTVETIEENIASIKRCFANYLDYDRPANAALMVNNAEWLRPLNYLEFLRDVGRHFSVNRMLSFDSVKTRLDREQSLSFLEFNYMILQAYDFVELAKRYDCRLQMGGSDQWGNIVNGIDLGHRMGTQQLYALTSPLLTTSSGAKMGKSASGAIWLNAELLPVYDFWQYWRNTEDADVGRFLKLFTTLPMDDIAKLTALGGAEINEAKKTLATEVTAILHGRAAAEAAAETARKTFEEGALAEDLPSISIPAAELDAGLGLLTLIVRSGLAASNGEARRHIQGGAVRINDVAISDERKAIGSSELTADGVIKLSLGKKKHILVRPA